A window of Caldicellulosiruptoraceae bacterium PP1 contains these coding sequences:
- a CDS encoding Gfo/Idh/MocA family protein yields MMGKIKFGIVGCGVISDTHAKAISELKDDLELVAVCDVIEERAKKLAEKYNVKYYLDYNEMLKDDEIDAISVCTPSGMHADMAELAAEHGKHVIVEKPMDITLEQADKIVRAQEENDVVIEVIFQHRFNDSTITIKKLIDEGKFGKIQLATSYTKWYRSQEYYDSGDWRGTWALDGGGALMNQSIHYIDLMQYLVGPVDEIFAFCKTGAHERIEVEDSAVASVKFKNGAIGEIIGTTSAYPGIETKLEIFGQNASVIVLNNQIEKLYFKDSNIDNEIGNKTQSNAALGDAAIKPEGHLREYIDFVNAVKNKTSPLVTPREGRNALEIILAIYYSAVTNKPIKLPLASSVEIIEELKKLKGKGF; encoded by the coding sequence ATGATGGGTAAGATTAAATTTGGTATTGTAGGGTGTGGTGTTATTTCGGATACTCATGCAAAAGCAATTAGTGAATTGAAAGATGATTTAGAACTTGTTGCTGTATGTGATGTTATAGAAGAAAGAGCAAAAAAACTTGCTGAGAAATATAATGTAAAATACTATTTAGATTATAATGAGATGTTAAAAGATGATGAAATAGATGCTATAAGTGTATGTACACCAAGTGGTATGCATGCCGATATGGCAGAACTGGCAGCTGAACATGGCAAACACGTAATTGTTGAAAAACCGATGGATATCACATTAGAGCAAGCTGATAAGATAGTAAGAGCTCAAGAAGAAAACGATGTTGTAATAGAAGTAATTTTTCAGCACAGATTTAATGATTCTACAATAACAATTAAAAAATTAATAGATGAAGGTAAATTTGGGAAGATTCAATTAGCAACAAGCTATACAAAATGGTATAGAAGCCAAGAATATTATGATAGTGGTGATTGGAGAGGAACATGGGCTTTAGATGGCGGTGGAGCTTTGATGAACCAATCAATACATTATATTGATTTAATGCAGTATTTAGTAGGCCCTGTTGATGAGATATTTGCTTTTTGCAAGACAGGAGCACATGAAAGAATTGAGGTTGAAGATAGTGCTGTTGCATCAGTTAAATTCAAAAATGGAGCGATAGGCGAAATAATTGGAACAACAAGTGCTTATCCAGGTATTGAAACAAAATTAGAGATTTTTGGTCAAAATGCTTCGGTTATTGTTTTGAACAATCAAATTGAAAAGTTATATTTCAAAGATAGTAATATAGATAATGAGATAGGCAATAAAACTCAATCAAATGCTGCATTAGGTGATGCTGCTATAAAACCAGAAGGCCATTTAAGAGAATACATAGATTTTGTAAATGCAGTAAAGAATAAAACCTCACCATTGGTAACTCCAAGAGAAGGAAGAAACGCATTAGAGATAATATTAGCTATCTATTATTCTGCAGTTACTAATAAGCCTATAAAGCTTCCTCTTGCAAGCAGTGTAGAAATAATAGAGGAACTTAAGAAGTTAAAAGGGAAAGGCTTTTAA
- a CDS encoding peptidoglycan DD-metalloendopeptidase family protein encodes MANKTKSSSSTKTATIKNEQSAKFIPNKSNTTNVSVKEKRELSIDKIDENRKIIHDKNSKDIIKKPSDKIVKELFNINDTKKNKNLSKKKDALNVIKEMQKINSNINTKKALPPKTKKSFQLIFENTYRYFVGIKEFCENEREKILKIKIFSTLVLLLTTLLIISKVSSNIYPDIHLNSPVAIAVGGKTIGVIENQKEAKNILYEIYQDIYRKYGVDSYKFANTIQFKEVTGDYSISDKEQIKNKILENGKPLIKRFVITINNKAYFAFDNIDTPKKILVDLKKLYYKNNADKATFLENVEIKEAFISPDVKITDEKTALEKIRFGKDKILEYEIKEGDTLWDLSRKYDVSVDDIFASNPGLSENIKPGQKIKLTKASPMINVVYEKTINYEDTLPKPVKVVKTSSMYTTQSVVKQEGKDGKAKIEAKIVLLNGLEYDRKILKQEIIQKPVERVLYVGTKKPPLYMATGRFSYPLWGTLSSRFGYRGREFHEGIDLAVPWGTSVYASDGGVIEFTGWSGGYGKLIIINHKNGYQTYYGHLSSIYVTPGQKVVKGQIIGKSGSTGRSTGPHLHFEVRKNGVPQNPLRYLQ; translated from the coding sequence TTGGCGAATAAAACAAAATCTTCAAGTTCAACTAAGACAGCCACAATAAAGAATGAACAAAGTGCAAAATTTATACCAAATAAAAGTAATACCACTAATGTTAGTGTTAAAGAAAAAAGAGAACTTTCAATTGATAAAATTGATGAAAACAGAAAAATTATTCACGATAAAAATAGTAAGGATATTATAAAAAAACCATCAGATAAGATTGTAAAAGAATTATTCAACATAAATGATACCAAAAAAAATAAAAATCTTTCTAAAAAGAAGGATGCATTAAATGTAATAAAAGAAATGCAAAAAATAAATTCAAATATAAATACTAAAAAAGCATTACCACCCAAGACTAAAAAAAGTTTTCAATTAATATTTGAAAATACATATAGGTATTTTGTAGGTATAAAAGAGTTCTGCGAAAATGAAAGAGAAAAGATTTTAAAGATAAAGATATTTTCAACATTAGTTTTATTATTAACAACCTTATTAATTATTTCGAAAGTTTCTTCCAATATATATCCTGATATTCATCTAAACAGTCCAGTTGCCATAGCAGTTGGTGGAAAAACTATAGGAGTTATTGAAAATCAAAAGGAAGCTAAAAATATACTTTACGAGATTTATCAGGATATCTATAGAAAATATGGTGTTGATAGCTATAAATTTGCAAATACAATACAATTTAAAGAGGTAACAGGAGATTATTCTATTTCAGACAAAGAGCAAATAAAAAATAAAATACTTGAAAATGGTAAACCACTTATAAAAAGATTTGTTATAACAATTAACAACAAAGCATATTTTGCATTTGATAATATTGATACACCTAAGAAGATTTTGGTGGATTTAAAAAAGCTTTATTATAAGAACAATGCTGATAAAGCTACCTTTTTAGAAAATGTAGAAATAAAAGAAGCCTTTATATCACCAGATGTGAAAATTACTGATGAGAAAACAGCTTTAGAAAAGATACGCTTTGGCAAGGACAAAATATTGGAATATGAAATAAAAGAAGGGGATACCCTATGGGATTTATCAAGAAAATATGATGTCTCGGTTGATGATATATTTGCCTCTAATCCTGGACTTTCAGAAAATATTAAACCAGGGCAAAAAATAAAGCTAACAAAAGCAAGCCCGATGATAAATGTTGTATATGAAAAGACAATAAACTATGAAGATACACTACCTAAGCCTGTAAAGGTGGTAAAGACAAGTTCTATGTATACTACTCAAAGTGTTGTAAAACAAGAAGGCAAAGATGGAAAGGCAAAGATAGAGGCAAAAATTGTACTACTTAACGGACTCGAATATGATAGAAAGATTTTAAAACAAGAAATTATACAAAAACCTGTTGAAAGAGTGTTATATGTTGGTACAAAAAAACCACCTCTTTATATGGCTACAGGACGTTTTTCATATCCACTATGGGGAACCTTATCTTCAAGGTTTGGCTATAGAGGCAGAGAGTTTCATGAGGGCATTGACCTTGCAGTTCCATGGGGGACAAGTGTGTATGCTTCTGATGGTGGTGTAATAGAATTTACAGGTTGGTCAGGTGGATATGGGAAGCTTATTATAATAAATCATAAGAATGGATATCAAACATACTATGGACATTTAAGCAGCATATACGTTACTCCAGGTCAAAAGGTTGTAAAAGGGCAAATTATAGGAAAGTCTGGCTCAACAGGGAGAAGTACAGGCCCTCATCTACATTTTGAAGTTAGAAAGAATGGAGTTCCACAAAATCCATTAAGATATTTACAATGA
- the cas6 gene encoding CRISPR-associated endoribonuclease Cas6: protein MRLKINLTIPNNQLSLPIHYNHILHATILNWINDEVYSRYIHDIGWSYQNRHYKMYTFSRLYGKFTIDTEKKVIFYYNNVYLTLCSIDDRFLEYVLNNIISKDSVIINAQKLEVKEVSIEKIDIRSKMVIESLSPIVAYKTLNIASSKKTYYFNPFEEEFEKSIKENLIRKYIALSGNNNYNGSFSISPLDNYKLKENIVKYKETVIKGWSGKFEISGDESLVKLAFDTGLGSKNSQGFGCIRPV, encoded by the coding sequence ATGAGGTTAAAAATAAACTTAACTATACCTAATAATCAACTTTCTCTTCCTATACACTATAATCATATCTTACATGCCACAATACTTAACTGGATTAATGATGAAGTATATAGTAGATACATACATGACATAGGATGGAGTTATCAAAACAGGCATTATAAAATGTATACTTTTTCAAGATTATATGGTAAATTTACTATTGATACAGAAAAAAAGGTCATTTTCTATTATAATAATGTGTATCTTACTCTTTGTTCTATAGATGATAGATTTTTGGAATATGTATTAAATAATATTATTTCTAAAGATTCTGTTATAATCAATGCTCAGAAGCTTGAGGTTAAAGAAGTAAGCATTGAAAAAATCGATATAAGAAGTAAAATGGTTATAGAGTCTTTATCACCTATTGTTGCTTATAAAACACTAAATATTGCATCTTCAAAAAAGACATATTACTTTAATCCATTTGAAGAAGAATTTGAAAAAAGTATTAAAGAAAATCTTATAAGAAAATATATTGCGTTATCTGGAAATAATAATTACAATGGCTCATTTAGTATAAGCCCTTTAGATAATTATAAATTAAAAGAAAACATAGTAAAATACAAAGAGACTGTAATTAAAGGTTGGTCTGGAAAATTTGAAATTAGTGGAGATGAAAGCCTTGTAAAATTAGCTTTTGATACTGGACTTGGAAGTAAAAACTCTCAAGGCTTTGGATGTATAAGACCAGTTTAA
- a CDS encoding sugar phosphate isomerase/epimerase family protein, which yields MYRFFISAFGDEIANDLDTQLRILIENNVEYIEFRGADGKGVANITLTEMQEMAKRISDKNIKVSCVSSPIGKIPIEDDFNQHFDLYKNIVEKAHILNTKYIRLFSFYVPEGDEDTYKDIVIERLSKFTDYAKSEDVIILHENEKGIYGNTPERCLNILKSINSKNLRAIFDPANFVQCNVETFPHAFSLLKDFIEYMHIKDALFKDGSVVPAGYGDGRVKNIIDELKKMNFNGFLSIEPHLNNNLPGGGPENFKKALSALLNIIKEGE from the coding sequence ATGTATAGATTTTTTATTTCTGCTTTTGGTGATGAGATAGCAAATGATTTAGATACACAATTAAGAATTCTTATAGAAAATAATGTTGAATATATTGAGTTTAGAGGAGCAGATGGCAAAGGGGTTGCTAATATAACATTAACTGAAATGCAAGAAATGGCAAAAAGAATATCAGACAAAAATATAAAGGTATCTTGTGTAAGTTCACCTATTGGTAAGATTCCAATAGAAGATGATTTTAACCAACATTTTGATCTTTACAAAAATATAGTAGAGAAAGCACATATTCTAAATACAAAGTATATAAGATTATTTTCTTTCTATGTTCCAGAAGGGGATGAGGATACATATAAAGACATTGTCATAGAAAGATTATCAAAATTTACTGATTATGCTAAATCAGAAGATGTTATAATACTACATGAAAATGAAAAAGGGATTTACGGAAATACCCCAGAAAGATGTCTTAATATTTTAAAAAGTATAAATTCAAAAAACTTGAGAGCTATATTTGATCCTGCAAATTTTGTTCAGTGCAATGTTGAGACATTCCCTCATGCATTTAGTTTGCTAAAAGATTTTATTGAATATATGCATATAAAAGATGCTTTATTTAAAGATGGTTCTGTTGTTCCGGCAGGTTATGGAGATGGTAGAGTAAAGAACATAATTGATGAGCTTAAAAAAATGAACTTTAATGGCTTTCTTTCAATAGAGCCTCATCTTAATAATAACCTTCCGGGTGGTGGGCCCGAGAATTTTAAAAAGGCATTAAGTGCTCTTTTAAATATAATTAAGGAAGGAGAATAA
- a CDS encoding DUF4097 family beta strand repeat-containing protein — protein sequence MAKKVGTISSGLFLLILGVILFLDIFLNLPFQAYKIWPILIIFLGIEIIISKADNFTNLRFNLPAIIVAFLFVFLSYLYYFSNSFISDLKNWFWPNNSNIEWNQEYTPSKPVAITEDIKSISVNVDSSSIIISRTSNDTILISKSSNISNDKYFKVSVEDKTLNISQFKNIPKEIQKNSKLIIYLPQNYKLDDIDVKTNLGSIEIKGIISNNINLVTNLGQVKVIDTKGNKIDISTDMGAININNCSIQNVLKAHTNMGSIDLYGDVDNSRIIAKTNLGSVKLSKSSGYFKGKTIEKVFGNGLLEINLSTDMGSISIKDK from the coding sequence TTGGCTAAAAAAGTTGGAACTATTTCAAGTGGTTTATTTTTATTAATACTTGGTGTTATTTTATTCTTAGATATTTTTTTAAATTTACCTTTTCAAGCATACAAAATATGGCCTATATTAATTATTTTTCTTGGGATTGAGATTATTATTTCTAAAGCTGATAATTTTACTAATTTACGCTTTAATTTACCAGCTATAATAGTAGCATTTTTATTTGTTTTTTTATCTTATTTATATTATTTTTCAAATTCTTTTATATCAGATTTAAAGAATTGGTTTTGGCCAAACAATAGTAATATTGAATGGAATCAAGAATATACCCCTTCAAAACCTGTAGCTATAACCGAAGATATTAAATCAATTTCTGTTAATGTAGATTCTTCATCAATAATTATATCAAGAACATCAAATGATACAATATTAATTAGTAAATCAAGTAACATTTCAAATGACAAATATTTTAAAGTTTCAGTTGAAGATAAAACACTAAATATAAGTCAGTTTAAGAATATACCAAAAGAAATTCAAAAAAATTCAAAATTGATTATATATCTACCACAAAACTATAAGTTGGATGATATAGATGTAAAAACTAATTTAGGTTCAATTGAGATTAAAGGTATTATTTCAAATAATATTAACTTAGTAACCAATTTAGGGCAAGTTAAAGTTATTGACACGAAAGGTAATAAAATAGATATATCTACTGACATGGGTGCAATAAATATTAACAATTGTTCCATACAGAATGTTTTAAAAGCTCATACCAATATGGGTAGTATAGATTTGTATGGAGATGTAGATAATTCACGAATTATTGCTAAAACAAATTTGGGAAGTGTGAAACTCTCAAAGAGTTCAGGATATTTCAAAGGGAAAACTATCGAAAAAGTCTTCGGTAATGGACTGTTAGAAATTAATTTGTCAACAGATATGGGCAGCATTTCAATAAAAGATAAATGA
- the mgrA gene encoding L-glyceraldehyde 3-phosphate reductase, protein MSFTPSDNRYNNMVYRRCGKSGLKLPLISLGFWHNFGYVDNYENMRTMVRRAFDLGITHFDLANNYGPPPGSAEENFGKIFKQDLKSYRDEIVISTKAGYYMWPGPYGDWGSKKYLIASLDQSLKRMGLDYVDIFYHHRPDPETPIEETMEALAQAVHQGKALYVGISNYNPEQTKRAYETLKSMGVRCLIHQPSYSMFNRWVEDGLLDTLDELGMGAIVFSPLAQGLLTTKYLNGIPEDSRAAKPTGYLKVNDVTPEKIEKVKKLSQIAQNRGQSISQLALSWVLRRETVTSAIIGASRVSQIEENLKAIENITFTNEELIEIENILKA, encoded by the coding sequence ATGAGTTTTACCCCATCTGACAACCGTTATAATAATATGGTTTATCGTAGATGCGGAAAAAGTGGACTTAAATTGCCATTAATATCACTTGGATTTTGGCATAACTTTGGATATGTTGATAATTATGAGAATATGAGAACAATGGTAAGACGTGCCTTTGATCTTGGAATTACACATTTTGATTTGGCAAACAATTATGGGCCACCACCAGGATCAGCAGAAGAAAACTTTGGAAAGATATTTAAACAGGATTTAAAATCATATAGAGATGAAATAGTAATTTCTACAAAAGCTGGCTATTATATGTGGCCAGGGCCATATGGTGATTGGGGTTCTAAAAAATACTTAATTGCGAGTTTAGATCAAAGCCTTAAAAGAATGGGGCTTGATTATGTGGATATTTTTTATCATCATAGACCCGATCCAGAAACCCCAATTGAAGAAACTATGGAAGCATTAGCACAAGCAGTACATCAAGGTAAAGCTCTTTATGTTGGAATCTCTAATTATAATCCAGAACAAACAAAAAGGGCTTATGAAACATTAAAAAGTATGGGAGTAAGATGCCTAATTCATCAGCCTTCTTATTCAATGTTCAATAGATGGGTAGAAGATGGTCTTTTAGACACATTAGATGAACTTGGAATGGGAGCTATTGTATTTTCTCCATTAGCTCAAGGTTTACTTACAACCAAGTACTTAAATGGTATTCCAGAAGATTCAAGAGCTGCAAAGCCAACTGGATATCTTAAAGTAAATGATGTAACACCAGAAAAAATTGAAAAGGTCAAGAAATTATCACAAATTGCACAAAACAGAGGGCAAAGTATATCACAACTTGCATTGTCTTGGGTATTAAGAAGAGAAACTGTTACGTCTGCTATTATTGGAGCAAGCAGAGTATCTCAAATTGAAGAAAATCTTAAGGCAATTGAAAATATAACCTTTACAAACGAAGAACTAATTGAAATTGAAAATATTCTAAAAGCTTAA
- a CDS encoding AEC family transporter, which translates to MLILLNAFEGIFVIAVIVVVGIILAKMNVFKEEHLDLLSFLVNNVSFPAYMVVNISKTFTKKEILNLSKGLIVPACAMIISLLIGILFTKAANIDNKKRGVFVTIFSLSNTIFVGLPVCKALFGDKAVTYVLLYYLANTTIFWTIGVNRIINSIEENQNYSNNILKRILTPPLYSFIIGIVLVMLDIRLPDFISRCLNYLGDMTTPLSMFFIGIVINSMGIKNFKLNKDNLLVLLGRFLITPLITFLLLKLIYLPIDMKKVFFVMSVMPAMVQTAIVSKKYGADYQFATSIITITTILSMIIIPIYRLLSEILF; encoded by the coding sequence ATGTTAATATTATTAAATGCTTTTGAAGGAATATTTGTTATAGCGGTTATTGTTGTTGTAGGAATTATTCTTGCAAAGATGAATGTTTTTAAAGAAGAGCATCTTGATTTATTATCTTTTCTTGTAAATAATGTATCCTTTCCTGCATATATGGTTGTAAATATTTCAAAAACCTTTACCAAAAAAGAAATATTAAATCTATCAAAAGGACTAATAGTACCTGCTTGTGCAATGATTATTTCTTTATTAATTGGAATATTATTTACAAAAGCAGCTAATATAGATAATAAAAAAAGAGGTGTTTTTGTTACTATATTCAGCCTATCAAATACAATATTTGTTGGTTTACCTGTCTGTAAAGCATTATTTGGAGACAAAGCAGTAACATATGTTTTATTATATTATCTGGCAAATACTACAATATTTTGGACCATTGGAGTAAATAGAATTATAAATTCAATTGAAGAAAATCAAAATTACAGTAATAATATATTAAAAAGGATTTTAACACCTCCACTATATTCTTTTATCATTGGGATTGTATTAGTTATGCTTGATATAAGATTACCAGATTTTATTTCAAGATGTTTAAATTATTTAGGTGATATGACCACTCCTCTTTCGATGTTTTTTATTGGTATTGTAATAAATTCTATGGGTATAAAGAATTTTAAATTAAATAAGGATAATTTATTAGTTTTATTAGGGAGATTCTTGATAACTCCGTTAATTACATTTTTATTGTTAAAACTCATTTATCTTCCAATTGATATGAAAAAAGTCTTTTTTGTAATGTCTGTAATGCCTGCAATGGTTCAAACTGCAATTGTATCAAAAAAGTATGGTGCAGACTATCAATTTGCTACATCAATTATAACAATTACAACAATTTTAAGTATGATTATAATTCCCATTTATAGATTATTGTCTGAAATTTTATTTTAA
- a CDS encoding AAA family ATPase translates to MNSIYQKALELVENISKVIVGKNSEIELIIAAFFAGGHVLIEDVPGTGKTMLAKALAKSIDVQFKRIQFTPDLLPSDLTGINYYNMKKQEFEFKPGPIFSNIILADEINRATPRTQSSLLECMEENQVTIDGVSHELNQPFFVIATQNPIEIQGTYPLPEAQLDRFLIKLSLGYTDKNQTIEMLRKFKVENPLDKINKVLERSEIQKIRNQVRNIYVNDDILNYLYEICEQTRKHEMIELPLSNRSIISFMRICQSYAAIKGYDYVMPDFIKYLAPYVISHRIILKGQYVVKSTKTYDVIQDILSKVPVPTENFAF, encoded by the coding sequence ATGAACTCAATTTATCAAAAAGCCTTAGAGCTTGTTGAAAATATCTCAAAAGTAATTGTTGGTAAAAATAGTGAAATTGAATTAATTATTGCTGCTTTTTTTGCTGGTGGTCATGTCTTAATAGAGGATGTTCCTGGAACTGGAAAAACAATGCTTGCAAAAGCTTTAGCAAAATCAATTGATGTTCAATTCAAAAGAATACAGTTTACTCCTGATTTATTGCCTTCTGATTTAACAGGTATTAACTATTATAACATGAAAAAACAAGAGTTTGAATTCAAACCTGGCCCAATATTTTCAAATATAATTCTTGCAGATGAAATAAATAGAGCAACTCCAAGAACTCAATCAAGCCTTCTTGAATGTATGGAAGAAAATCAAGTTACAATTGATGGTGTATCTCATGAACTTAATCAACCATTTTTTGTTATTGCGACACAAAATCCAATTGAAATACAAGGAACATATCCTTTACCAGAAGCTCAACTTGATAGATTTTTAATAAAATTATCCCTTGGCTATACTGATAAAAATCAAACAATTGAAATGTTAAGAAAATTCAAAGTTGAAAATCCTCTTGATAAAATAAACAAGGTATTAGAAAGGTCTGAAATACAAAAAATAAGAAACCAAGTTAGAAATATTTATGTCAATGATGATATCCTTAATTATTTATATGAAATATGTGAACAAACTCGAAAACATGAAATGATAGAACTTCCGTTAAGCAATCGATCTATTATTTCATTTATGAGGATATGTCAAAGCTATGCTGCAATTAAAGGATATGATTATGTCATGCCTGATTTTATTAAATACTTAGCTCCATACGTTATATCTCATAGAATAATTTTAAAAGGTCAGTATGTTGTAAAAAGTACAAAAACATACGATGTCATACAAGATATTTTATCAAAGGTTCCAGTTCCAACTGAGAATTTTGCATTTTAA
- a CDS encoding 2-hydroxyacid dehydrogenase yields MFKVLVTRKIMQPAIDLLNKYCNVEINPYDRPMTRTELLEAIKDKDAVLAQIVDKVDKEFFDNAPNVKIVANFGVGYDNVDLAEATKRGVYITNTPDVLTNATAELAWALLFAAARRIVEADRFTRAQSKNWGPNLFLGKGITGKTLGVIGAGRIGQAFARMSKGFNMKILYYNTTRKEEFEKELNAQFVNLETLLKESDFISLHVPLNEKTRHLIGERELSMMKTTAILINTARGPVVDEKALVKALKERRIFAAGLDVYEKEPEYEKELATLDNVVMLPHIGSATEESRTDMALLAASNIVDFIEGKIPRTLLNKDVLK; encoded by the coding sequence ATGTTTAAGGTATTAGTTACAAGAAAAATAATGCAACCAGCTATTGATTTGTTAAATAAATACTGCAATGTTGAAATAAATCCATATGATAGGCCTATGACGAGAACTGAACTTTTAGAAGCAATAAAAGACAAAGATGCTGTTTTAGCACAAATTGTTGATAAGGTTGATAAAGAGTTTTTTGATAATGCTCCTAATGTAAAGATTGTTGCAAATTTTGGTGTTGGTTATGATAATGTTGATTTAGCAGAGGCTACTAAACGTGGGGTATATATAACAAATACACCTGATGTTTTAACAAATGCTACTGCAGAACTTGCATGGGCATTATTATTTGCAGCAGCAAGAAGAATTGTTGAAGCTGATAGGTTTACTCGTGCACAGTCTAAAAATTGGGGGCCAAATTTATTCTTAGGCAAGGGTATCACCGGGAAAACATTAGGTGTAATTGGGGCAGGAAGGATAGGCCAAGCTTTTGCAAGAATGTCAAAGGGATTTAATATGAAGATACTGTATTACAATACAACAAGAAAAGAAGAATTTGAAAAGGAATTAAATGCACAATTTGTAAATCTTGAAACATTATTAAAAGAGTCAGATTTTATATCATTACATGTCCCACTAAATGAGAAAACTAGGCACTTAATCGGTGAAAGGGAATTAAGTATGATGAAAACAACTGCCATATTAATTAATACAGCACGTGGCCCTGTTGTTGATGAAAAAGCACTTGTTAAGGCCTTAAAAGAAAGAAGAATTTTTGCAGCAGGGCTTGATGTATATGAAAAAGAACCTGAATATGAAAAGGAACTTGCAACATTGGATAATGTTGTAATGCTTCCTCACATTGGTTCAGCAACTGAAGAATCGAGAACAGATATGGCACTATTAGCAGCAAGCAACATTGTTGATTTTATAGAAGGAAAGATTCCAAGAACACTTTTAAATAAAGATGTTTTAAAATAG
- a CDS encoding ECF transporter S component, translating to MMNKKLRKMITVSIFGVVSFIIMQIEFPLGIFPDFLKFDFSDVVALIIGFSFGPISGVGVELIKNLLHLLMTKTAGIGEMANFLIGSVFVYTAAFIYVKNKSKYGAFISLIIGTLVFSLFAGLLNYYVLLPLYEKALKFPISAIVGIASKVNSLVKDKWTLILFSIIPFNIFKGIFASIVTILLYKRLSPIIKKYS from the coding sequence ATGATGAATAAAAAACTTAGAAAAATGATTACTGTTTCAATCTTTGGTGTAGTATCTTTTATAATAATGCAAATTGAATTCCCTCTTGGTATCTTCCCTGATTTTCTAAAATTTGACTTTAGTGATGTAGTAGCACTAATTATTGGTTTTTCATTTGGGCCTATATCTGGAGTTGGAGTTGAACTCATTAAAAATTTATTACATTTGCTTATGACAAAAACAGCTGGTATTGGTGAAATGGCTAATTTCCTTATAGGCTCTGTTTTTGTCTATACTGCAGCCTTTATATATGTAAAAAATAAATCAAAATATGGGGCTTTTATTTCGTTGATTATAGGTACATTGGTCTTTAGTCTTTTTGCTGGATTATTAAATTACTACGTTTTACTACCCTTGTACGAAAAAGCTCTAAAGTTCCCTATCTCTGCAATTGTAGGTATTGCTTCAAAGGTTAATTCGTTGGTAAAAGATAAGTGGACTTTAATACTATTTTCTATAATCCCATTTAACATCTTCAAAGGCATTTTTGCTTCAATTGTAACAATTTTATTATATAAAAGACTTTCACCAATTATAAAAAAATATTCATAA
- a CDS encoding GNAT family N-acetyltransferase, with product MIRLLNNSDTGLVLDYCHKYEIETVFLIGNINLYGINNNKNIKRCGDYFGYFENEELKGIIAFYNLGSVIPHFTSQGAISYFVELLNDRNFQTLLGVKRIVNPLLEQINRKIDKFNDSFYLINKNPVEFYNKDLLFKNQKEIDIKKAISFIIEAEKFGFESDVTEEYAINKINECNGDEELLFGLVNNEIVSQAFIQSTTENIAMIGGVYTSLYHRGKGYAKATVYELCKRIISKGKIPVLSVRKNNTPAYKAYLSIGFEYYDDYLLIDFK from the coding sequence ATGATTCGATTATTAAATAATAGTGATACAGGGTTAGTTCTTGATTATTGCCACAAATATGAAATTGAAACAGTATTTTTGATTGGCAATATTAATTTATATGGCATAAATAATAATAAAAATATAAAAAGATGTGGAGATTATTTTGGTTATTTTGAAAATGAAGAACTTAAGGGAATTATAGCCTTTTATAATTTAGGCAGTGTTATCCCTCATTTTACAAGCCAAGGTGCTATTTCATATTTTGTTGAATTATTAAATGATAGAAATTTTCAAACACTCTTAGGTGTAAAAAGGATTGTAAATCCACTTTTGGAGCAGATAAATAGGAAGATCGATAAATTTAATGATAGCTTTTATCTTATAAATAAAAATCCAGTGGAGTTTTATAATAAAGATTTGTTATTTAAAAACCAAAAAGAAATTGACATCAAAAAGGCTATATCATTTATAATTGAAGCTGAAAAGTTTGGATTTGAAAGCGATGTTACAGAGGAATATGCAATAAATAAAATAAATGAATGCAATGGAGATGAAGAGCTTCTTTTTGGACTTGTCAATAATGAGATTGTATCTCAAGCATTTATTCAATCTACAACTGAAAATATTGCAATGATAGGTGGAGTTTATACATCTTTATACCATAGAGGTAAAGGTTATGCTAAAGCAACTGTATATGAACTTTGCAAAAGAATTATTTCTAAAGGTAAAATTCCAGTTTTATCAGTAAGAAAGAATAATACTCCCGCATACAAGGCATATTTATCAATAGGCTTTGAATATTATGATGATTATTTGCTTATTGATTTTAAATAA